One genomic segment of Thermoanaerobaculia bacterium includes these proteins:
- the tmk gene encoding dTMP kinase, with product MPLVTFEGIEGSGKSTQARRAAELCRARGRDVVLEREPGGTRIGVRLREVLLDPASRGLDPFSELLLMEADRRQHVAEILEPALARGILVLCDRFNDATFAYQGGGRGLPADVVSAIDGWAVRGLRPDRTLLFDCPVELGLARARRRDGEATPRFEAEDAAFHERVRRTYLEIARRDPARVKVIDTTRPPDAVFADVAAQLEGF from the coding sequence ATGCCCCTCGTCACGTTCGAAGGAATCGAAGGATCCGGAAAGTCGACGCAGGCGCGCCGCGCGGCCGAGCTCTGCCGCGCACGCGGGCGCGACGTCGTTCTCGAGCGCGAGCCGGGAGGGACCCGGATCGGCGTCCGGCTCCGGGAGGTCCTGCTCGACCCCGCGTCGCGGGGGCTGGACCCATTTTCCGAGCTCCTCCTCATGGAGGCCGACCGCCGGCAGCACGTCGCCGAGATCCTCGAGCCGGCGCTCGCGCGCGGGATCCTCGTGCTGTGCGACCGGTTCAACGACGCGACGTTCGCCTACCAGGGAGGGGGCCGCGGGCTTCCGGCCGACGTCGTCTCGGCGATCGACGGCTGGGCCGTGCGGGGGCTCCGCCCCGACCGGACGCTCCTCTTCGACTGCCCCGTCGAGCTCGGGCTCGCGCGGGCGCGCCGCCGCGACGGGGAGGCGACTCCCCGATTCGAGGCCGAGGACGCCGCGTTCCACGAGAGGGTCCGCCGGACGTACCTCGAGATCGCGCGCCGCGACCCGGCGCGCGTGAAAGTGATCGACACGACCCGCCCGCCGGACGCCGTCTTCGCGGACGTCGCGGCGCAGCTCGAAGGGTTCTGA